In Thermococcus thioreducens, a genomic segment contains:
- a CDS encoding glycerophosphodiester phosphodiesterase family protein: MDSEKPLILGHRGFRGRLENTLPAFRRALRYADGIEFDVRLTGDGKLIVHHDDSFQANGSRYRLRALTLRELRKLHPLGKLVPTVEEVLRSFPEVLLNVDVKEIDAVDGITKLLERHKATENTVFSSENPAIVRAILTECPECRVGLSIVGYSSIPRIPLLRGMTSVHVPIDAVSYIGYQPLVVLLRTLRRRGLRVYIWNYRMDERVWIPRLLHLVDVVISDNPARLRKSFYAEGVVSRGDSYVGTR, translated from the coding sequence ATGGACAGTGAAAAACCCCTAATCCTGGGTCACAGGGGCTTCAGGGGGAGGCTCGAAAACACCCTCCCAGCGTTCAGGAGGGCGCTCAGGTATGCGGATGGAATCGAGTTCGACGTCAGACTAACGGGCGATGGAAAGCTCATAGTCCACCACGACGATTCTTTTCAGGCGAACGGCTCGCGGTACAGACTGAGGGCGCTGACCCTGAGGGAGCTGAGGAAACTGCACCCGCTGGGGAAACTCGTTCCCACAGTGGAAGAAGTTCTCCGCTCCTTCCCAGAGGTTCTTCTGAACGTGGACGTAAAAGAAATAGACGCCGTTGATGGCATAACGAAGCTCCTCGAACGACACAAGGCCACCGAAAACACGGTGTTCTCATCGGAGAACCCCGCGATAGTTCGGGCCATACTCACGGAGTGTCCGGAATGCAGGGTAGGACTCTCAATAGTCGGATACTCCTCGATCCCACGGATACCCCTCCTCAGGGGAATGACCTCCGTCCATGTGCCGATAGACGCTGTTTCGTACATTGGCTATCAGCCACTGGTGGTTCTTCTGAGAACCCTCAGGCGGCGCGGGCTGAGGGTTTACATCTGGAACTACCGAATGGACGAGAGGGTCTGGATCCCGAGACTGCTTCACCTGGTTGATGTCGTCATATCCGATAACCCGGCAAGACTTAGGAAAAGTTTTTACGCTGAAGGTGTAGTCTCTCGGGGCGATTCATATGTGGGAACGCGATAG
- a CDS encoding MFS transporter gives MKRKGFSWGVVLGLALLGFSRSTGWALNKGLSFPLLSSYTGSAFVKGTILAAEGFIGLFIPVLLGYYSDTLKSKHGRRRPFIMAGGLLAGIAALMVYTGYAMGVPLWGFALTLGFFYLSMHLYTAQYRALMPDTIESGQRGKASGVITLLEWAGNLFLFGLAGFLIAKAVAETGENEGIKALAQTPYLKVPFLVTAAFLIGAALFVYFIVKEPEAPEIEEDESLWDYLKSIVENRDFLKFYAAQTLWWMSFEFIAIFLYGILAYILYGSATEENIKAVTSLGLYLMALFNITVLLGALPGGIIYDKLGRRLSIILGGLIFALPQLWGWFIKSQTEIVIALGVAGLGWGVLMAASYPVIGDLLTKFEREAFTGRYYGFFEATRSLPVLLAGIIGGAIVDLAGENYRVLFPIGALLVLLAMPMIWHMKNLDVAEEG, from the coding sequence ATGAAGAGAAAAGGTTTCAGCTGGGGTGTTGTTCTTGGCCTCGCTCTGCTCGGCTTCAGCAGGAGCACCGGCTGGGCGCTCAACAAGGGACTCTCGTTCCCACTGCTCTCAAGCTACACCGGTTCGGCATTTGTAAAGGGAACCATCCTTGCCGCTGAGGGCTTTATCGGCCTTTTCATACCGGTTCTCCTCGGCTATTACAGCGATACACTCAAATCAAAGCACGGGAGAAGAAGGCCATTTATAATGGCGGGTGGCCTTTTGGCAGGAATCGCGGCACTGATGGTATACACCGGCTACGCGATGGGCGTTCCGCTGTGGGGCTTTGCGCTCACTCTTGGCTTCTTCTACCTCTCGATGCACCTCTACACCGCACAGTACCGTGCCCTGATGCCGGATACAATCGAAAGCGGTCAGAGAGGAAAGGCGAGCGGAGTTATCACACTCCTCGAATGGGCGGGCAACCTCTTCCTGTTTGGCCTCGCCGGATTCCTGATAGCGAAGGCAGTAGCTGAAACCGGAGAGAACGAGGGAATAAAGGCGCTGGCACAGACACCCTATTTGAAGGTCCCCTTCCTTGTGACAGCGGCCTTTCTTATAGGCGCGGCCCTCTTTGTGTACTTCATCGTCAAGGAGCCAGAAGCCCCTGAAATCGAGGAGGACGAAAGCCTCTGGGACTACCTCAAGAGCATTGTTGAGAACCGTGACTTCCTCAAGTTCTACGCGGCGCAGACACTCTGGTGGATGAGCTTCGAGTTCATAGCCATATTCCTCTACGGTATACTTGCTTACATCCTCTACGGCTCTGCGACCGAGGAAAACATCAAAGCGGTCACCTCGCTCGGCCTCTACCTTATGGCGCTCTTCAACATAACGGTCCTCCTCGGTGCCCTTCCGGGAGGTATAATCTACGACAAACTCGGGAGGAGGTTGAGCATAATCCTCGGGGGACTTATATTCGCCCTCCCCCAGCTATGGGGATGGTTCATAAAGAGTCAGACAGAGATAGTGATTGCCCTTGGGGTAGCAGGACTGGGCTGGGGAGTGCTCATGGCCGCCTCATACCCGGTAATCGGGGACCTGCTAACAAAATTCGAGAGGGAAGCCTTCACCGGCAGGTATTACGGCTTCTTCGAGGCCACGCGCTCCCTCCCGGTTCTTCTCGCCGGGATCATCGGCGGTGCGATAGTTGACTTGGCTGGAGAAAACTACAGGGTGCTCTTCCCGATCGGGGCCCTGCTCGTCCTCCTGGCGATGCCGATGATATGGCACATGAAGAACCTCGATGTCGCGGAGGAGGGTTGA
- the tmk gene encoding dTMP kinase produces MGAFIVMEGIDGAGKSTQAKLLAKWFEEKGYDVILTKEPTDTAFGKLIRKLVLTGGREGIIDGARISHEAEALLFAADRAEHVAKLIKPSLEAGKVVISDRYFYSSLAYQWARGLDLEWLIDLNRFAIRPDLVILLDLPVKESMKRINGRSIKTEFDKIAELQKKVRENYLKLAERFPEMRIVNALASVEDIHNDIVALVEHELFKK; encoded by the coding sequence GTGGGAGCATTTATAGTCATGGAAGGCATCGATGGCGCGGGTAAATCAACCCAGGCAAAGCTTCTGGCAAAGTGGTTTGAGGAAAAAGGCTATGACGTGATTCTGACCAAGGAGCCAACGGACACCGCCTTTGGAAAGCTGATAAGGAAGCTGGTTCTCACCGGAGGACGTGAGGGCATAATCGATGGCGCCAGGATAAGTCACGAGGCTGAGGCGCTTCTCTTCGCCGCCGACAGGGCGGAACACGTTGCAAAGCTCATAAAACCCTCCCTTGAGGCCGGGAAGGTAGTAATATCCGACAGGTATTTCTACTCCTCCCTCGCTTACCAGTGGGCGCGCGGGTTAGACCTGGAGTGGCTGATAGACCTGAACCGCTTCGCAATAAGGCCAGACCTTGTGATTCTCCTTGATTTACCCGTCAAGGAGAGCATGAAGCGTATCAACGGGCGGAGCATAAAGACCGAGTTCGACAAGATAGCGGAGCTCCAGAAAAAGGTCAGAGAGAACTACCTTAAGTTAGCCGAGCGCTTCCCCGAGATGAGGATAGTGAACGCCCTCGCGAGCGTTGAGGACATCCACAACGACATAGTGGCGCTGGTTGAGCACGAGCTCTTCAAGAAGTGA
- a CDS encoding SLC45 family MFS transporter: MEFKYSRIFLLGFGFFGISIIWALYNAYVPIFLQDTFHLSKTVTGFIMTIDNLFAVLLLPFLGALSDMTRTRLGRRKPYILLGAPSAAIMFALIPVSRMYENLALFMGTIVFMNFFMALFRSPVVAFMPDITPSEKRSQANGIINFMGGLGALLAYFGGKVLYDMNYAYPFYFGAAIMLLANLLVVLFVPEPEEYRVPGKKVSIRKLLSETSHKSFGELKENLKDVFASHERSLLAILLAISLWFIAFNSLETFFTSYAKYYLGIEESTGAFMLGLFSLSFMIFAIPAGFIGARLGRRRTITLGLMVIVAILIAAYLVGEGQKPESSSLGDPVVMTFMGLFFVGGMGWAMVNVNSLPMVVDMTTEEKLGGYTGLYYFFSQAANLVAPPLAGAFLDLIGYRTLIPFSIAFFILSAIAMQFVRRGDIVQRRGDILDYVPDMD, translated from the coding sequence TTGGAGTTCAAATATTCGAGAATATTCCTCCTTGGGTTTGGCTTCTTCGGAATAAGTATAATATGGGCGCTCTACAACGCCTACGTGCCAATATTCCTGCAGGACACATTCCATCTCAGCAAGACGGTGACCGGCTTCATCATGACCATCGACAACCTGTTCGCGGTTCTCCTCCTCCCGTTCCTTGGGGCATTAAGCGACATGACCCGGACAAGACTGGGGCGCAGAAAGCCCTACATACTCCTGGGCGCGCCCTCTGCCGCGATAATGTTTGCGCTCATACCCGTTTCGAGGATGTATGAGAACCTTGCCCTCTTCATGGGGACGATAGTCTTTATGAACTTTTTTATGGCCCTCTTCCGCTCCCCGGTTGTTGCCTTTATGCCGGACATCACGCCTAGCGAGAAGAGGAGCCAGGCCAACGGGATAATCAACTTTATGGGCGGCCTTGGGGCACTGCTGGCGTACTTCGGTGGCAAGGTTCTCTACGACATGAACTACGCCTACCCGTTCTACTTCGGTGCCGCGATAATGCTCCTCGCCAACCTCCTGGTTGTCCTCTTCGTCCCCGAGCCGGAGGAGTACCGTGTTCCAGGGAAGAAGGTCAGCATCAGGAAGCTCCTGTCGGAGACATCCCACAAGAGCTTCGGTGAGCTCAAGGAGAACCTCAAGGACGTCTTCGCCAGCCACGAGAGGAGCCTGCTCGCCATCCTTTTGGCCATATCCCTCTGGTTCATAGCCTTCAACTCCCTGGAAACCTTCTTCACGAGCTACGCCAAGTACTACCTCGGCATCGAGGAGAGCACCGGCGCGTTCATGCTCGGCCTGTTTTCCCTCAGCTTCATGATATTTGCAATTCCAGCGGGCTTCATTGGAGCGAGACTCGGCAGGAGACGGACCATAACGCTCGGGCTGATGGTGATAGTTGCCATACTCATAGCGGCCTATCTCGTTGGCGAGGGACAGAAGCCCGAGTCCAGCTCCCTGGGCGACCCGGTCGTCATGACGTTCATGGGGCTCTTCTTCGTCGGGGGCATGGGCTGGGCGATGGTGAACGTCAACTCCCTGCCGATGGTAGTTGACATGACGACCGAGGAGAAGCTCGGCGGCTACACCGGGCTCTACTACTTCTTCAGTCAGGCGGCGAACCTGGTTGCACCTCCGCTGGCAGGGGCATTCCTCGACCTCATCGGCTACAGGACGCTGATACCGTTCTCGATAGCCTTCTTCATACTCTCTGCGATAGCGATGCAGTTCGTCAGGCGTGGGGACATCGTCCAGCGCAGGGGCGACATACTGGACTACGTTCCGGATATGGACTAA
- a CDS encoding sugar phosphate nucleotidyltransferase produces MKAVILAGGKGTRLLPLTVYRPKPMIPFFNRPLMEYAVQSLVKAGVDEIYVLVGYLKERIMDYFGDGSRWGVQIHYSDRDNVKLGTAGATKKVVKEIDETFFVVSSDVLTNLNLKALYEYHRKKKALATVALSRVDDPSQYGIAIINEDGRIIRFKEKPRPEEAFSNLVNAGIYVFEPEAFDLVPKGKNFDFSKDLFPRMLENDLALYGFPFNEYWNDVGRPSSYLQATEDVFLGRLLLPGLRTESLKGNLEYGGALITGRRCILRRPEVRGFAVLGDDVEIGRNVKIERSVIFSGAVIEEGAEIKEAIIGENVRVGKGVLIQPGSVIGDNTLIEDFSKIGSNVKIWVESRIGKESIILPD; encoded by the coding sequence ATGAAGGCAGTGATCCTGGCCGGAGGCAAGGGCACAAGGTTATTACCGCTAACAGTCTACAGACCAAAGCCCATGATACCCTTCTTCAACAGGCCGCTGATGGAATATGCCGTTCAAAGCCTTGTAAAAGCCGGCGTTGACGAGATATACGTTCTCGTCGGATACCTCAAGGAGCGCATAATGGACTACTTCGGAGACGGGAGCCGCTGGGGGGTTCAGATACACTACTCCGACAGGGACAACGTGAAGCTTGGAACAGCGGGAGCCACAAAGAAGGTCGTTAAGGAAATCGATGAAACGTTCTTCGTCGTCTCAAGCGACGTGCTCACCAACCTCAACCTTAAGGCCCTGTACGAGTACCACCGCAAAAAGAAGGCCCTCGCAACGGTAGCCCTCTCCAGGGTGGATGACCCCAGCCAGTACGGCATTGCAATAATCAATGAGGATGGGAGGATAATCCGGTTCAAGGAAAAGCCGAGGCCGGAGGAAGCGTTCAGCAACCTCGTTAACGCAGGAATCTACGTCTTCGAACCGGAGGCCTTTGACCTTGTTCCCAAGGGGAAGAACTTCGACTTCTCCAAGGACCTGTTCCCAAGGATGCTCGAAAACGACTTGGCTCTATACGGGTTTCCGTTCAATGAGTACTGGAACGACGTTGGAAGGCCATCAAGCTACCTTCAGGCCACTGAAGATGTTTTTCTCGGCAGACTGCTTCTGCCCGGCCTCAGAACCGAGAGCCTTAAGGGCAACCTTGAGTACGGCGGTGCCCTCATCACGGGCAGGAGGTGCATACTGAGACGGCCGGAGGTGAGGGGCTTTGCCGTACTGGGAGACGACGTGGAAATCGGCAGAAACGTTAAAATAGAGCGTTCGGTGATATTTTCAGGGGCCGTCATAGAGGAGGGTGCCGAGATTAAGGAGGCTATAATAGGAGAGAACGTCCGCGTGGGCAAGGGTGTCCTTATACAGCCCGGCAGCGTTATAGGCGACAACACGCTCATCGAGGACTTCAGCAAGATAGGCTCCAACGTCAAGATTTGGGTGGAGTCGCGGATTGGTAAGGAAAGTATAATACTCCCGGACTGA
- a CDS encoding phosphohexomutase domain-containing protein, which translates to MEVYYSQRFNPEELALLGRAIGTISHGTIIVGRDGRAISRYGKRAMVVGIVSTGSTIMDVRLIPLIALKDFAHRKGLPLAYVYYYGGVRVYVSGIDSDEIGAIMESKSFIEAQPNDIGATVYYPNALDDFLHEVFKYYNFRVDGKALVDAMTPPAVLFFPRMSDHFGFEVELINDMMTSYLPPKPKEVFMHKLQKGEYDFGLRFRPEGIVEFYKDGEELEFGSMWKLLDHMRKNL; encoded by the coding sequence GTGGAAGTGTACTACTCCCAGAGGTTCAACCCCGAGGAACTTGCCCTTCTCGGAAGGGCCATAGGAACGATATCCCACGGTACGATAATAGTCGGAAGGGACGGCAGGGCAATATCCAGGTACGGAAAGCGGGCCATGGTGGTTGGAATCGTCAGCACGGGCTCGACAATAATGGACGTCCGCCTTATCCCACTGATAGCCCTGAAGGACTTTGCCCACAGGAAGGGACTTCCGCTGGCGTACGTGTACTATTACGGCGGTGTCCGCGTTTATGTCAGCGGCATAGACAGCGATGAGATAGGGGCCATAATGGAGAGCAAGAGCTTCATCGAGGCCCAGCCCAACGACATCGGGGCGACCGTGTACTATCCAAACGCCCTGGATGACTTCCTCCACGAGGTCTTCAAGTACTACAACTTCAGGGTGGATGGCAAAGCCCTGGTTGATGCCATGACCCCCCCCGCCGTGCTGTTCTTCCCGCGCATGAGCGACCACTTCGGCTTTGAGGTCGAACTGATAAACGACATGATGACGAGCTACCTTCCGCCAAAGCCCAAAGAGGTCTTCATGCACAAGCTCCAGAAGGGTGAATACGACTTCGGACTGCGCTTTAGACCGGAGGGCATCGTGGAGTTCTACAAAGACGGGGAGGAGCTTGAATTCGGCAGCATGTGGAAGCTCCTTGACCACATGAGGAAAAACCTTTGA
- a CDS encoding phosphoenolpyruvate carboxykinase (GTP), whose protein sequence is MNALERLEKLLDKEQFEKIRAIDNPELHEFLADWIEWLEPDKVFVCTDSPEDEAYVRWKALYYGEEKLLETPNHTVHYDSYYDQARDKANTKLLVPGGKEIPFLNTKDRDEGLREIRELMRGIMKGKELFVCFFVLGPRNSVFTIPAVQLTDSAYVAHSEFILYRKGYEEFKRLGRGARFFRFVHSAGELDERKTSKNLDKRRIYIDLVGETVYSVNTQYGGNTIGLKKLAFRLTIQRAVREGWLSEHMFLMRVNGPNGRKTYFTGAYPSMCGKTSTAMISWENIVGDDLTFIMPFNGVARGANVEKGVFGIIQGVNPEDDPIIWQVLHSPVEIIFSNVLVKDGKPYWNEMGMEIPEEGENHSGKWWKGKKDKEGNEIPPSHKNARFTVSLEHFPNVDMDALEAPCGVEIGGMIFGGRDKDTWPPVREAFDWKHGVVTMGASLESETTAATLGKEGVRAFNPMAILDFMSVPLGEYIENYLRFGEKLRKAPKIFAVNYFLRDENGNWLNHKLDKAVWLKWMELRVHGDVDAIETPIGYIPKYEDLARLFREVLNKGYSRKDYEKQFTVRVPELLAKIERIERIYREQVREVPEELFEVLEEEKKRLLEARTKYGDYISPFVLERK, encoded by the coding sequence ATGAACGCCTTGGAGAGGCTTGAAAAGCTCCTTGATAAAGAGCAGTTTGAAAAAATCAGGGCGATAGACAATCCCGAACTCCACGAGTTTCTGGCGGACTGGATTGAATGGCTTGAGCCGGATAAGGTCTTCGTCTGCACCGACAGCCCGGAGGACGAGGCCTACGTCCGCTGGAAGGCCCTCTACTACGGGGAGGAAAAGCTCCTCGAAACGCCGAACCACACCGTCCACTACGACAGCTACTACGACCAGGCCAGGGACAAGGCCAACACCAAGCTCCTCGTCCCGGGCGGGAAGGAAATACCCTTCCTCAACACCAAGGACAGGGACGAGGGCCTGAGGGAGATACGGGAACTCATGAGGGGCATCATGAAGGGTAAGGAACTCTTCGTGTGCTTCTTTGTTCTCGGGCCCAGGAACTCTGTATTCACGATTCCGGCAGTTCAGCTCACCGATTCGGCCTACGTAGCCCACTCCGAGTTTATTCTCTACCGGAAGGGCTACGAAGAGTTCAAACGCCTCGGAAGGGGAGCCAGGTTTTTCCGCTTCGTTCACTCGGCTGGAGAGCTCGACGAGAGAAAAACGAGTAAAAACCTCGATAAGAGACGCATTTACATTGACCTCGTCGGAGAGACGGTTTACTCCGTCAACACCCAGTACGGCGGCAATACCATCGGGCTCAAGAAGCTCGCCTTCAGGCTCACCATCCAGCGCGCGGTCAGGGAGGGATGGCTCAGCGAGCACATGTTCCTGATGCGTGTCAACGGCCCTAACGGGAGGAAGACCTACTTCACCGGCGCATATCCAAGCATGTGCGGAAAAACATCCACCGCCATGATAAGCTGGGAGAACATCGTCGGCGACGATCTAACCTTCATAATGCCCTTCAACGGCGTCGCAAGGGGGGCCAACGTCGAGAAGGGGGTCTTCGGCATAATCCAGGGTGTCAACCCCGAGGACGACCCGATAATATGGCAGGTTCTCCACTCCCCGGTCGAGATAATATTCTCCAACGTCCTTGTCAAGGACGGAAAGCCCTACTGGAACGAGATGGGCATGGAGATTCCGGAGGAAGGCGAGAACCACAGCGGAAAGTGGTGGAAGGGCAAGAAGGACAAAGAGGGCAACGAAATACCGCCGAGCCACAAGAACGCCCGCTTCACGGTTTCACTTGAGCACTTCCCGAACGTCGACATGGATGCACTCGAAGCACCGTGCGGCGTCGAGATAGGTGGAATGATCTTCGGCGGCAGGGACAAGGACACGTGGCCCCCGGTGAGGGAGGCCTTCGACTGGAAGCACGGCGTCGTTACGATGGGAGCTTCGCTTGAGAGCGAGACCACCGCGGCAACGCTCGGCAAAGAAGGTGTTAGGGCCTTCAACCCGATGGCAATACTCGACTTCATGAGCGTTCCCCTGGGGGAATACATCGAAAACTACCTGAGGTTCGGGGAGAAGCTTAGGAAGGCCCCGAAGATATTTGCGGTGAACTACTTCCTCCGCGACGAGAACGGCAACTGGCTCAACCACAAGCTTGACAAGGCCGTCTGGCTCAAGTGGATGGAGCTTCGCGTCCACGGCGACGTCGATGCCATAGAAACGCCGATAGGCTACATTCCGAAGTACGAGGACTTGGCAAGGCTGTTTAGGGAGGTTCTGAACAAAGGGTACAGCAGGAAAGACTACGAGAAGCAGTTCACGGTAAGGGTTCCGGAGCTTTTAGCGAAGATAGAGCGCATTGAGAGGATATACCGCGAGCAGGTGAGGGAAGTTCCAGAAGAGCTCTTTGAGGTTCTTGAGGAAGAGAAGAAGCGCCTTCTTGAGGCCAGGACGAAGTACGGCGACTACATCAGCCCCTTTGTCCTTGAAAGAAAGTGA
- a CDS encoding alpha/beta hydrolase, whose translation MVWLGVLIFILLVFLAFSAFVAYKMVKPPRFVGDWTPEDLGFDYEDVEFTTEDGLKLSGWWVDRGSDKTVLPLHGYTRSRWDEVYMKDTIEFLLKEGYNVLVFDFRAHGKSEGKYTTVGDRELLDVKAAVAWLRENHPERAQIIALVGFSMGGIVTIRALAELKEVCCGVADSPPIYLDKTGARGLKYFANLPEWLYYFVKPFTKLFSGARELNMLEYADKVERPLLFIAGEKDPLVKVDEVKEFYELNKKRNPDVELWVTDAPHVRALKLHPKEWKGKVGEFLKKYL comes from the coding sequence ATGGTCTGGCTTGGTGTTTTAATCTTTATCCTTCTGGTTTTCCTGGCCTTTTCGGCCTTTGTAGCCTACAAGATGGTCAAACCGCCGCGCTTTGTCGGAGACTGGACGCCTGAAGACCTCGGCTTTGACTATGAGGACGTTGAGTTCACAACCGAGGACGGCCTGAAACTCAGCGGCTGGTGGGTAGACAGGGGGAGCGATAAGACAGTCCTCCCTCTCCATGGATACACCAGAAGCAGGTGGGACGAGGTTTATATGAAGGACACCATTGAGTTTCTGCTCAAAGAGGGCTACAACGTTCTGGTCTTTGACTTCCGGGCCCACGGAAAGAGCGAGGGGAAGTACACCACGGTTGGCGACAGAGAACTGCTCGACGTTAAGGCGGCAGTAGCGTGGCTGAGGGAGAACCACCCCGAACGGGCGCAGATAATTGCGCTGGTTGGCTTCTCAATGGGTGGAATAGTTACGATAAGAGCCTTAGCAGAGCTCAAGGAGGTCTGCTGTGGTGTGGCTGACAGCCCGCCGATTTATCTCGATAAAACCGGTGCTCGGGGCCTTAAGTACTTCGCCAACCTGCCAGAGTGGCTCTACTACTTTGTCAAGCCATTTACAAAGCTCTTCAGCGGGGCAAGGGAGCTCAACATGCTTGAATACGCCGATAAGGTAGAGAGGCCCCTCCTCTTTATAGCGGGCGAAAAAGATCCCCTGGTGAAAGTCGATGAGGTAAAGGAGTTCTACGAACTGAACAAAAAGAGGAACCCCGATGTTGAGCTCTGGGTTACGGATGCTCCCCACGTCAGGGCTCTGAAGCTCCATCCGAAGGAGTGGAAGGGGAAAGTTGGGGAGTTCCTTAAAAAGTACCTTTAG
- a CDS encoding glycerophosphodiester phosphodiesterase family protein, which translates to MWERDSVIVLGHRGYMSAYPENSLLAFRKAIEAGADGIELDVWLTRDGKVIVMHDETIDRTSNMNGRQKEMTLEELKRADIGMGEKIPTLEEVFETLPQNALVNIELKDPDTAREVARIVAENSPDRVMISSFIIDALREYRKHDGETVMGLLIDREEVVPLIPKLKEELGLWSINVPMEAIPIIGFEKTVQAIGWARSLGLKVVLWTENDVLFYKDDNLARLKGLFDVVIANDVERMIGYLKTLGLR; encoded by the coding sequence ATGTGGGAACGCGATAGTGTTATCGTCCTTGGACACAGGGGATACATGAGCGCCTACCCGGAGAACAGCCTCCTGGCCTTCAGGAAGGCTATCGAAGCCGGTGCAGATGGAATCGAACTGGACGTGTGGCTGACCAGGGACGGAAAGGTCATCGTCATGCACGACGAGACCATAGACAGGACGAGCAACATGAACGGAAGGCAGAAGGAGATGACCCTCGAAGAGCTCAAAAGGGCTGATATCGGCATGGGGGAGAAAATACCAACACTTGAGGAAGTTTTTGAGACCCTTCCCCAAAATGCCCTTGTCAACATCGAGCTCAAAGACCCCGACACGGCCAGAGAGGTCGCAAGAATCGTGGCCGAAAACAGCCCTGACAGGGTCATGATATCCTCTTTCATAATAGACGCACTCAGGGAGTACAGGAAGCATGACGGAGAGACCGTGATGGGCCTCCTAATAGACCGTGAAGAGGTCGTTCCGCTGATTCCAAAGCTGAAGGAGGAACTCGGCCTCTGGTCGATAAACGTACCAATGGAGGCGATACCCATAATCGGCTTCGAGAAGACCGTGCAGGCGATAGGATGGGCGCGCTCCCTCGGCCTCAAAGTTGTTCTCTGGACCGAGAACGACGTCCTGTTCTACAAAGACGACAATCTGGCCAGGCTTAAGGGGCTGTTTGACGTTGTAATAGCGAACGATGTGGAAAGGATGATTGGATATCTTAAAACCCTTGGACTCAGGTAA